One genomic segment of Meiothermus sp. QL-1 includes these proteins:
- a CDS encoding superoxide dismutase, whose translation MMYPFKLPDLPYPKDALEPHIDAQTMEIHHGKHHATYVNNLNAALEKHPELHGWSIEELLEKIAQVPEDIRTAVRNNGGGHHNHTLFWDILTPGGAKEPTGRLAEAINATFGSFEELKNRMNQAGLARFGSGWSWLVKDKEGKLLVYSTANQDSPLMEGHIPLLGIDVWEHAYYLKYQNRRADYLAAIWNVINWDKVASRF comes from the coding sequence ATTATGTATCCGTTTAAGCTACCCGATCTGCCCTATCCCAAGGATGCCCTGGAACCCCACATCGATGCCCAGACCATGGAGATTCACCACGGCAAGCACCACGCCACCTATGTGAACAACCTGAACGCGGCCCTCGAGAAACACCCCGAGCTGCACGGCTGGAGCATCGAGGAGCTGCTCGAGAAAATCGCCCAGGTGCCTGAAGACATCCGCACCGCTGTGCGCAACAACGGCGGCGGCCACCACAACCACACCCTCTTCTGGGACATCCTAACCCCTGGGGGAGCCAAGGAGCCCACCGGCCGGCTGGCCGAGGCCATCAACGCCACCTTCGGTTCCTTCGAGGAGCTCAAGAACCGGATGAACCAGGCTGGCCTGGCCCGCTTTGGTTCTGGCTGGAGCTGGTTGGTGAAGGACAAGGAGGGCAAGCTTTTGGTCTACAGCACCGCCAACCAGGACTCCCCCCTGATGGAAGGGCACATCCCCCTGCTGGGCATCGACGTCTGGGAGCACGCCTATTACCTCAAGTACCAAAACCGTCGCGCGGACTATCTGGCCGCCATCTGGAACGTGATCAACTGGGACAAGGTGGCCAGCCGCTTCTAA
- a CDS encoding AAA family ATPase, translating into MRPLRLALEGFGAYLERQEVPFDDVELFAITGPTGAGKSTLLDAITFALYKTTPRIGSRGLEELRHPQASLARVELEFSLGTGLWRVVRVVGEENQSRLEYQEAGRWRTHPASTKARELDRKLAELLGMDYEAFTRAILLPQGRFDLFLRGSPKERRETLIGLYGLGVLEHMQERARQNLKELNEKKAHLEGELRALAEASEARLGELRESISQLSGRKESLGRQVGRQEAEVRRLEELAEKFARLESLRRQRENWERAQAEMEGVRQRLERAQRAEQLWPQVRAYREAEERLERTRQERERAEGRLAELERSLEELRKTCDPTRLQALKEERARMGELRLQTQLLEQYGASLHLEHPDPLPFEPARLEALKAAEELLRQRQELQKQLEQSEQKAREAARELEEARQALVRLKERLGELESEGKACGARLEEARRRLEALRLQAGLAQYHAHLRPGAPCPLCQQPVRTLPPPPPQDPLPPLEAEVRELEGRLEQLRGEYKEQRGVQKIRQDSLPRLEEALQAREDELRKLRERLENIGSRLEAHSVQSMEAVREERQRRLADLAKALRQATRGRGVEAYQKELEQEHKALEEAAQKLAQLEQERDGARLQAQSKGEALASLEEALKAQRNTLTALLQEAGFEGLRAVEEARLAEEEQAALQRRLEAHQKEGAGLEAQLGPLEKELQGQTPIAPEMLRAAREELQALKTALEETQRALGAAQAELERLEGDLRRKRQCEKEKAELTRKGELWEKLAQDLRGDRFPDYLLERYQRGLIQRASELVQTLSQNRYTLHLEDNEYKVYDRWTDAIRPVRTLSGGESFMASLALALALSEHFSQGRIGALFLDEGFGTLDAESLEQVAGMLEALPTQGRLVGIVTHVEALAERLPARLQVEKSPKGSRVRWLD; encoded by the coding sequence ATGCGCCCTCTCCGACTTGCCCTTGAAGGCTTTGGCGCTTACCTCGAGCGCCAGGAAGTCCCCTTTGACGATGTGGAGCTCTTCGCCATCACCGGCCCCACCGGGGCGGGCAAGAGCACCCTTCTGGACGCCATCACCTTTGCCCTGTACAAAACCACTCCCCGCATCGGGAGCCGCGGCCTGGAGGAGCTCAGGCACCCCCAGGCCAGCCTGGCGCGGGTGGAGCTGGAGTTCAGCCTGGGGACAGGCCTCTGGCGGGTGGTGCGGGTGGTGGGGGAGGAAAACCAGAGCCGGCTGGAGTACCAGGAAGCCGGGCGGTGGCGGACCCACCCCGCCTCCACCAAGGCCCGCGAGCTCGACAGAAAGCTGGCGGAGCTCCTGGGCATGGACTACGAGGCCTTTACCCGGGCCATCCTGCTGCCGCAGGGTCGGTTCGACCTGTTCCTGCGGGGCTCACCCAAGGAGAGGCGGGAGACCCTGATCGGGCTCTATGGCCTTGGCGTCCTGGAACACATGCAGGAAAGGGCAAGGCAAAACCTCAAGGAGCTGAACGAGAAGAAGGCCCATCTGGAAGGCGAACTTCGGGCCCTGGCCGAAGCCAGCGAGGCGCGGCTTGGGGAGCTCAGGGAGAGCATAAGCCAGCTCAGCGGACGAAAAGAGAGCCTAGGCCGCCAGGTGGGCCGGCAAGAAGCCGAGGTGCGCCGGCTGGAAGAGCTGGCGGAAAAGTTTGCCCGTCTGGAAAGCCTGAGGCGGCAGCGGGAAAACTGGGAGCGGGCCCAGGCCGAGATGGAGGGGGTCAGGCAGCGCCTGGAGCGGGCCCAAAGGGCCGAGCAGCTCTGGCCGCAGGTGCGGGCCTACCGGGAGGCGGAGGAGCGGCTGGAGCGAACGCGGCAGGAGCGGGAAAGGGCGGAGGGAAGGCTGGCCGAGCTCGAGCGCAGCCTGGAGGAGCTACGGAAAACCTGCGACCCCACCCGGCTCCAGGCCCTGAAGGAGGAGCGGGCCCGCATGGGGGAGCTCAGGCTCCAGACCCAGCTGCTCGAGCAGTACGGGGCCAGCCTGCACCTGGAGCACCCCGACCCTTTGCCCTTCGAGCCAGCGCGGCTGGAAGCCCTTAAGGCGGCTGAGGAACTCCTGCGCCAAAGGCAGGAGCTGCAAAAGCAGCTCGAGCAGAGCGAACAAAAGGCAAGGGAAGCGGCACGGGAACTGGAAGAGGCCCGGCAGGCGCTGGTTCGTCTGAAGGAGCGGCTTGGGGAGCTGGAAAGCGAGGGGAAGGCGTGCGGCGCTCGGCTGGAGGAGGCGCGCCGACGGCTCGAGGCCCTTCGGCTGCAGGCCGGCCTCGCCCAGTACCACGCCCACCTCAGGCCGGGGGCGCCCTGCCCGCTCTGCCAGCAGCCCGTGCGCACCCTGCCGCCCCCACCCCCCCAGGACCCCCTGCCTCCCCTGGAGGCCGAGGTCAGGGAGCTGGAGGGCAGGCTGGAACAGCTCAGGGGCGAGTACAAGGAGCAGCGGGGTGTGCAAAAAATCCGGCAGGACAGCCTGCCCCGGCTGGAAGAAGCCCTGCAAGCGCGGGAGGATGAGCTGAGAAAGCTGCGGGAGCGGCTGGAAAACATAGGGTCCAGGCTCGAGGCCCACAGCGTGCAAAGCATGGAGGCGGTGAGGGAAGAGCGCCAGCGCAGGCTCGCCGACCTGGCCAAAGCGCTGCGCCAGGCCACCCGGGGCAGGGGCGTGGAGGCCTACCAGAAGGAGCTGGAGCAGGAGCACAAAGCCCTGGAGGAGGCCGCCCAGAAGCTCGCCCAGCTAGAGCAGGAGCGCGACGGGGCCCGGCTCCAGGCTCAGAGCAAGGGCGAGGCGCTGGCAAGCCTCGAGGAAGCGCTAAAGGCCCAGCGGAACACCCTGACGGCCCTGCTGCAGGAGGCGGGCTTCGAGGGCCTGCGGGCAGTCGAAGAGGCCCGGCTAGCGGAGGAGGAGCAGGCCGCCTTGCAAAGGCGGCTGGAGGCCCACCAGAAGGAGGGGGCCGGGCTCGAGGCCCAGCTCGGCCCGCTGGAAAAGGAGCTCCAGGGCCAGACCCCCATCGCCCCTGAAATGCTCAGGGCCGCTAGGGAGGAGCTGCAAGCCCTGAAAACCGCCCTCGAGGAAACCCAGCGGGCCCTGGGGGCCGCCCAGGCCGAGCTGGAGCGGCTGGAGGGCGACCTCAGGCGCAAACGCCAGTGCGAAAAGGAAAAGGCCGAGCTTACCCGAAAGGGCGAGCTGTGGGAAAAGCTCGCCCAGGACCTGCGGGGCGACCGCTTTCCGGACTACTTGCTGGAGCGCTACCAGAGGGGCCTCATCCAGCGGGCTTCGGAGCTGGTCCAGACCCTCTCGCAAAACCGCTACACCCTGCACCTGGAGGACAACGAGTACAAGGTATACGACCGCTGGACCGACGCCATCCGCCCGGTCCGCACCCTCTCGGGCGGGGAGAGCTTCATGGCCAGCCTGGCTTTGGCCCTGGCCCTATCCGAGCACTTCTCGCAGGGCCGGATCGGGGCCCTGTTTCTGGACGAGGGCTTCGGTACCCTGGACGCCGAGAGCCTGGAACAGGTGGCGGGCATGCTGGAGGCCTTGCCTACCCAGGGCCGGCTGGTGGGCATCGTGACCCACGTGGAGGCCCTGGCCGAACGGCTGCCGGCCCGGCTGCAGGTGGAAAAATCGCCCAAGGGCAGCCGGGTGCGCTGGCTGGACTGA
- a CDS encoding patatin-like phospholipase family protein: MKGVVLALGGGGVRGAAHLALLDVLREARIPIAGLAGSSAGALAAAMYAFGHSLRPAELAEWLKDPEIERLHKNGALYQVSRLVDFVRRPYLAEGHRIRQGFRSLFGDRRIEESPVPLVIQACDVHTGELVMLRAGPVAEALMASSAVPSVFPPVRWHGRLLVDGDVAEKVPVTAARALAAGPVVAVDVSNKPVPTEPKTALEAAFMAGEASRRRLLGLALAQADLVIALAADPPIETFDAAQAERAYELGRVRAEAALPRIRQLLAEPPPPRPPWWQRLPKLPKPGPIPQKT; the protein is encoded by the coding sequence ATGAAAGGCGTGGTGCTGGCCTTGGGAGGGGGTGGGGTGCGGGGAGCAGCCCACCTGGCCCTGCTCGACGTGCTGCGGGAGGCCCGGATACCCATAGCCGGCCTGGCGGGCAGCTCGGCGGGAGCCCTGGCCGCCGCGATGTATGCCTTTGGCCACAGCCTGCGCCCGGCCGAGCTGGCCGAGTGGCTCAAGGATCCCGAGATCGAGCGCCTGCACAAGAATGGGGCCCTTTACCAGGTAAGCCGGCTGGTGGACTTCGTGCGGCGCCCCTACCTGGCCGAGGGGCACAGGATCCGCCAGGGCTTCCGCAGCCTGTTTGGCGACCGGCGCATTGAGGAGAGCCCCGTTCCCCTGGTCATCCAGGCCTGCGATGTGCACACCGGCGAGCTGGTGATGCTGCGGGCCGGACCGGTGGCCGAGGCCCTGATGGCCAGCAGCGCGGTGCCCAGCGTCTTCCCCCCGGTTCGCTGGCACGGCCGCTTGCTGGTGGACGGCGATGTGGCTGAAAAGGTGCCGGTCACCGCGGCCCGGGCCCTGGCCGCGGGGCCGGTGGTGGCGGTGGATGTCTCCAACAAGCCGGTGCCCACCGAGCCTAAGACCGCCCTCGAGGCTGCGTTCATGGCAGGGGAGGCTTCGCGCCGCCGTCTGCTGGGCCTGGCCCTGGCCCAGGCCGACCTGGTCATTGCCCTGGCCGCCGACCCGCCCATCGAGACCTTCGACGCGGCCCAGGCCGAGCGGGCCTACGAGCTGGGCCGGGTCCGAGCCGAGGCCGCTTTGCCCCGCATTCGGCAGCTACTGGCCGAGCCCCCGCCCCCGCGCCCCCCCTGGTGGCAGCGCCTGCCAAAGCTGCCAAAGCCCGGCCCCATACCCCAGAAGACCTAG
- the murJ gene encoding murein biosynthesis integral membrane protein MurJ, translated as MSRLLRNTLLVMGGTLASRLLGQVRQTLLANLPLSDSLKDAFWVAYRIPNLLRELLAEGAIQNALIPVLAQLSPEEARRFARRFGAFLLGVNLVVLGLGLLFAREIAGALLWLAEAALQQESPLRAPEVFEQLVLLVRLVLPFLLAISMAALFSSVLQSSERFGLSSFSPMAFNLGAIGLMLLFPNSVVALGLSVTIGGLLQALVQLPGLRGYGLEFRWHPAFRTALARIGPFAFTTSVRQFLNLVLLSILAAYPTAAVTGFQNGELLFTTALGLLAVSPAMAAFPRLSALGGSPEARALLDRLLTRLAVPLGFTSAMMVALGPWAVGLIYAITPNFSEANRAFTTETVQALGLALLPWGLNQLLLRGFYAAGQVGQAVRITVGVALLNTLGYWLLRGEGLFVLNLATAAAGWAGLWAYAWRLERLGLLRARALGATVLKASLAALPAGLAAQGVASWLGAPGQFLHNLLPLLGGGLVGLAVFVGLAWRMGLPLWRKHGERNGETRVV; from the coding sequence ATGTCCCGCCTTCTGCGCAACACCCTCTTGGTCATGGGGGGCACCCTGGCGAGCCGTCTTCTGGGCCAGGTGCGCCAGACCCTCCTCGCCAACCTCCCCTTGTCCGACAGCCTGAAGGACGCCTTCTGGGTGGCCTACCGGATTCCCAACCTGCTGCGCGAGCTGCTGGCCGAAGGGGCCATCCAGAACGCCCTGATCCCGGTGCTGGCCCAGCTTTCCCCTGAGGAAGCCCGGCGCTTTGCCCGGCGCTTTGGAGCCTTCCTGCTGGGGGTGAACCTGGTAGTCTTGGGCCTGGGCCTCCTCTTCGCCCGGGAGATTGCCGGCGCGCTGCTCTGGCTCGCCGAGGCCGCCCTCCAGCAAGAGAGCCCCCTGCGGGCCCCCGAGGTCTTCGAACAGCTCGTGCTGCTGGTAAGGCTGGTGCTGCCCTTTTTGCTGGCCATCTCCATGGCCGCGCTCTTCTCCTCCGTGCTGCAGTCGAGCGAGCGCTTCGGCCTCTCCAGCTTCAGCCCCATGGCCTTCAACCTGGGGGCCATCGGCCTGATGCTGCTCTTCCCCAACAGCGTGGTGGCGCTGGGGCTTTCGGTCACCATAGGCGGCCTCCTGCAGGCCCTGGTCCAGCTCCCGGGCCTGCGGGGCTACGGCCTAGAGTTCCGCTGGCACCCCGCCTTCCGCACTGCCCTGGCCCGCATCGGGCCCTTTGCCTTCACCACCTCGGTGCGGCAGTTTTTGAACCTGGTGCTCCTCAGCATCCTGGCCGCCTACCCCACCGCCGCGGTGACCGGCTTCCAAAACGGCGAGCTCCTCTTTACCACCGCCCTGGGCCTTCTGGCGGTCTCCCCGGCCATGGCCGCCTTTCCCCGGCTCTCGGCCCTCGGGGGCAGCCCCGAGGCCCGGGCCCTTTTAGACCGCCTCCTCACCCGGCTGGCAGTTCCCCTGGGCTTCACCTCGGCCATGATGGTGGCCCTGGGGCCCTGGGCGGTAGGGCTTATCTATGCCATCACCCCTAACTTCTCCGAGGCCAACCGGGCCTTCACCACCGAAACGGTGCAGGCCCTGGGGCTGGCCCTCCTGCCCTGGGGCCTCAACCAGCTCCTGCTGCGGGGCTTCTACGCGGCGGGGCAGGTAGGGCAGGCGGTGCGCATCACGGTGGGGGTGGCCCTCCTTAACACCCTGGGCTACTGGCTTTTGCGAGGAGAGGGCCTTTTCGTGCTGAACCTGGCCACCGCCGCCGCCGGGTGGGCTGGGCTTTGGGCCTATGCCTGGCGGCTGGAGCGGCTGGGGCTGCTTCGGGCCCGCGCGCTCGGGGCCACGGTGCTCAAGGCCAGCCTGGCCGCTTTGCCGGCCGGACTCGCGGCCCAGGGGGTGGCCTCCTGGCTAGGCGCCCCGGGCCAGTTCCTCCACAACCTGCTACCCCTTCTGGGCGGTGGGCTGGTAGGATTGGCGGTGTTTGTGGGGCTGGCCTGGAGGATGGGGCTACCCCTTTGGAGAAAACATGGCGAACGAAACGGAGAAACTCGAGTGGTTTGA
- a CDS encoding exonuclease SbcCD subunit D, which translates to MRILHTADWHLGRVLKGRERTEEVREALHRLLELVSSERVELVLVAGDIFDRSVVSTEAEAAAFEFFVRLRELGVPALVIAGNHDNQERLEALAPLLALTGATARGRLRFAEEGGTVEVRGARVALLPFLSERRLVRVEHLRQGREVWKGAYGEGMRKIIANLTQGSGGGLFLLMAHLAVEGGRLGGGEFVFHTTNSYVLLPQHLPQHLTYVALGHLHQQQQVCEAPVAWYPGSLIQLDFGEHEESPRGALMVEVEAGKPPIVHPINERWGRPLKTFRFPLEELDRRWEEVRRFPGYSKVVIRGRGSPSLRERLFREQERLLEVEFELPEAPSLPSQEPAPGLPDWTEIYAAYHQEQNGQEAPPELLRAFREVLEESLQPSRI; encoded by the coding sequence ATGCGAATTCTGCACACCGCAGACTGGCACCTGGGCCGGGTCCTCAAGGGCCGGGAGCGGACCGAAGAGGTGCGGGAAGCCCTCCACCGCCTGCTCGAGCTGGTAAGCTCAGAAAGGGTCGAGCTGGTGCTGGTGGCGGGCGATATCTTCGACCGCAGCGTGGTGAGCACCGAGGCCGAGGCTGCGGCCTTCGAGTTCTTCGTGCGGCTCAGGGAGCTGGGGGTACCGGCCCTGGTCATCGCCGGCAACCACGACAACCAGGAGCGCCTGGAAGCGCTGGCTCCCCTGCTGGCCCTGACCGGCGCCACCGCCCGCGGCCGCCTGCGCTTTGCCGAGGAGGGGGGCACGGTGGAGGTCCGGGGGGCCCGGGTGGCCCTGCTGCCCTTTCTCTCCGAGCGCCGGCTGGTCCGGGTCGAGCACCTCCGCCAGGGGCGCGAGGTCTGGAAAGGCGCTTATGGCGAGGGAATGCGCAAAATCATCGCCAACCTGACCCAGGGCTCTGGGGGAGGCCTCTTCTTGCTGATGGCCCACCTGGCCGTGGAGGGGGGCAGGCTGGGCGGGGGGGAGTTCGTCTTCCACACCACCAACAGCTACGTCCTACTGCCCCAGCACCTGCCCCAGCACCTGACCTACGTGGCCCTGGGGCACCTGCACCAGCAGCAGCAGGTCTGCGAGGCCCCGGTGGCCTGGTACCCGGGCTCGCTCATCCAGCTCGATTTCGGAGAGCACGAGGAAAGCCCCCGAGGGGCCCTGATGGTGGAGGTTGAGGCGGGCAAACCCCCCATAGTCCACCCGATAAACGAGCGCTGGGGCAGGCCCCTCAAAACCTTCCGCTTTCCCCTGGAGGAGCTGGACCGGCGCTGGGAGGAGGTGCGGCGCTTTCCCGGCTACAGCAAGGTGGTGATCCGGGGCCGGGGCAGCCCCAGCCTGCGCGAGCGGCTTTTCCGGGAGCAGGAAAGGCTGCTGGAGGTGGAGTTCGAGCTGCCCGAGGCCCCCTCTCTCCCCTCCCAGGAGCCAGCTCCCGGGCTGCCGGACTGGACGGAGATCTACGCGGCCTACCACCAGGAACAAAACGGCCAGGAGGCCCCACCCGAGCTTTTGCGGGCCTTCCGCGAGGTGCTCGAGGAAAGCCTCCAACCCAGCAGAATCTAG
- a CDS encoding DUF1385 domain-containing protein → MVGMRRSSLNTASLGGSAALEGVMMKAPQAWALAVRLPDGRIHVERHEELALTLRYPWARLPLLRGVVALWDALSISYRSLSRSAELAGEEDEKLSGATLYGTLAFSLLLAIGLFVWLPARLAGFLVDEERFRFLFYLLAALFESAILVGYLAFLGRTKEMRRFFQYHGAEHKAIAAYEKGLPLTVENVRAQPAYHPRCGTSFIAFTAVVGVFIYSFFPPLTVAWYWIFPRLLLIPVVAAVAYEVLRFSATHQDPLSRFFRWLGFKFQMLTVQEPTDDMIEVAIASTQAAIAEKPSEAPAVA, encoded by the coding sequence ATGGTGGGGATGAGACGCTCGAGCCTGAACACCGCATCACTAGGCGGCAGCGCCGCGCTGGAAGGGGTGATGATGAAGGCCCCCCAGGCCTGGGCCCTGGCCGTGCGCCTGCCCGATGGGCGCATCCACGTGGAGCGCCACGAGGAGCTGGCCCTGACCCTCAGGTACCCCTGGGCCCGGCTGCCCTTGCTGCGGGGGGTGGTGGCGCTGTGGGACGCCCTCAGCATCTCCTACCGATCGCTCTCGCGCAGCGCCGAGCTCGCGGGGGAAGAGGATGAAAAACTCTCCGGCGCAACCCTCTACGGCACCCTGGCCTTCTCCCTCCTCCTTGCCATCGGTCTTTTCGTCTGGCTGCCGGCCCGGCTCGCGGGGTTTTTGGTGGACGAGGAGCGCTTCCGCTTCCTCTTCTACCTGCTGGCAGCTCTGTTCGAAAGCGCCATTCTGGTGGGCTACCTGGCCTTCCTGGGCCGCACCAAGGAGATGCGGCGCTTCTTCCAGTACCACGGGGCCGAGCACAAGGCCATCGCGGCTTATGAGAAGGGCCTTCCGCTAACAGTCGAAAACGTGCGGGCCCAGCCGGCCTACCACCCCCGCTGCGGCACCAGCTTCATCGCGTTTACCGCGGTGGTGGGGGTTTTCATCTACAGCTTCTTCCCACCTCTTACCGTGGCCTGGTACTGGATCTTTCCCAGGCTCCTGCTCATCCCGGTGGTGGCCGCGGTGGCCTACGAGGTGCTGCGCTTCTCGGCCACCCACCAAGACCCCCTCTCGCGTTTTTTCCGCTGGCTTGGCTTCAAGTTCCAGATGCTCACCGTGCAAGAACCCACCGACGACATGATCGAGGTGGCCATCGCCAGCACCCAGGCGGCCATCGCCGAAAAGCCCAGCGAAGCCCCTGCGGTGGCATGA
- the aspS gene encoding aspartate--tRNA(Asn) ligase — protein sequence MCRTLAREVSRHVGQNIVLQGFLHWKRDLGGIRFVLLRDRSGVVQVVVDRRFELPLAESSMKVVGKVVANPKAPGGYEVLAEHIEFYAKATEPSPIEIPKEAWRANPDTLLEYRYVSLRGEKARAPLKLQAALVRGFRAYLDGQGFTEIFTPKIVSAGAEGGSNLFGIDYFEHRAYLAQSPQLYKQIMVGVFERVYEVAPVFRAEQHATSRHLNEYLSLDVEMGFIESEAEVMDLEEELLRAMLEEARHLADHEARILGVEWPNTREMPRLEHHEARRILREELGMPVGADFNEEAERALGAWAKERWGVDFLFVTRYPESARPFYAYPEGDGTTRGFDLLFRGLEITSGGQRIHRYEVLLEQLRKKGHDPAQFAGYLEVFKYGMPPHGGFAIGAERLTQRLANLPNVRYARAFPRDRHRLTP from the coding sequence ATGTGTAGAACCCTAGCCCGCGAAGTTTCCCGTCATGTTGGCCAGAACATCGTTCTGCAGGGCTTTTTGCACTGGAAGCGCGATCTGGGCGGGATTCGCTTTGTGCTTTTGCGCGACCGGAGCGGGGTGGTGCAGGTGGTGGTGGACAGGCGCTTCGAACTGCCGCTGGCCGAGTCCTCCATGAAGGTGGTGGGCAAGGTGGTGGCCAACCCCAAGGCCCCGGGTGGCTACGAGGTGCTGGCCGAACACATCGAGTTCTACGCCAAGGCCACCGAGCCCAGCCCCATCGAGATTCCCAAGGAGGCCTGGCGGGCCAACCCTGATACCCTGCTGGAGTACCGCTACGTGAGCCTGCGGGGCGAGAAGGCCCGGGCCCCTCTTAAGCTCCAGGCCGCGCTGGTGCGGGGTTTTCGCGCCTATCTGGACGGGCAGGGCTTCACCGAGATCTTCACCCCCAAGATCGTCTCGGCAGGGGCCGAGGGGGGGAGCAACCTCTTCGGCATCGACTATTTTGAACACCGGGCCTACCTGGCCCAGTCGCCCCAGCTCTACAAGCAGATTATGGTGGGGGTTTTCGAGCGGGTCTACGAGGTGGCCCCGGTGTTCCGCGCTGAGCAGCACGCCACCAGCCGCCACCTGAACGAGTACCTGTCCTTGGACGTGGAGATGGGCTTCATCGAGTCGGAGGCCGAGGTGATGGACCTGGAGGAGGAGCTGCTGCGGGCCATGCTCGAGGAGGCCCGCCACCTGGCCGACCACGAGGCCCGGATTCTGGGGGTGGAGTGGCCCAACACCCGCGAGATGCCCCGGCTGGAACACCACGAGGCCCGCCGCATCCTGCGGGAGGAGCTGGGGATGCCGGTAGGGGCCGACTTCAACGAGGAGGCCGAGCGGGCCCTGGGGGCCTGGGCCAAGGAGCGATGGGGGGTGGACTTCCTCTTTGTGACCAGATACCCCGAGTCGGCCCGGCCCTTCTACGCCTACCCCGAAGGGGACGGCACCACCCGCGGTTTCGACCTGCTCTTCCGGGGGTTGGAGATCACCTCAGGAGGTCAGCGCATCCACCGCTACGAGGTTCTGCTGGAGCAGCTACGCAAAAAAGGGCACGACCCCGCCCAGTTTGCAGGCTATCTGGAGGTTTTCAAGTACGGCATGCCCCCCCACGGCGGCTTCGCCATCGGCGCTGAGCGCCTCACCCAGCGCCTGGCCAACCTGCCCAACGTGCGCTACGCGCGGGCCTTCCCCCGCGACCGCCACCGCCTTACGCCCTAG
- the trpC gene encoding indole-3-glycerol phosphate synthase TrpC — MIPELSKVPGVLGEIARRRLAEVRALEGASFTPPKEAPPSFAEALRQPGLSLIAEVKRKSPSQGEIALELDPAAVARAYQAGGAQAISVLTEPHYFAGSDQDLKAVREAVALPVLRKDFTVHPLQITQSRALGASAVLLIVALLGPLTEAYLRQARAEGLDALVEVHDEAELELALAAGASIIGVNNRNLVDLRVDRKNAPRLGRLARARGFQGLLVAESGYSKPEELEEIVELFDGVLIGTSLARSQDWQRAAARMRPGAQAGR; from the coding sequence ATGATTCCGGAGCTTTCCAAGGTGCCCGGGGTGTTGGGGGAGATTGCCCGGCGGCGCCTGGCCGAGGTGCGAGCGCTGGAGGGGGCTTCCTTTACCCCCCCCAAGGAGGCCCCTCCCTCCTTTGCGGAGGCCCTGCGCCAGCCGGGCCTTTCCCTCATTGCCGAGGTCAAACGCAAAAGCCCCTCCCAAGGGGAGATTGCGCTGGAGCTGGACCCGGCCGCCGTGGCCCGGGCCTACCAGGCCGGGGGGGCCCAGGCCATCAGCGTGCTCACCGAGCCCCACTACTTCGCCGGTTCCGACCAGGACCTGAAGGCGGTGCGCGAGGCGGTGGCGCTGCCCGTACTCCGCAAGGACTTCACTGTGCACCCCTTGCAAATCACCCAAAGCCGCGCCCTGGGGGCCTCGGCGGTGCTGCTCATCGTAGCCCTGCTGGGGCCCCTGACCGAGGCCTACCTGAGGCAGGCCCGGGCCGAGGGGCTGGACGCGCTGGTAGAGGTGCACGACGAGGCCGAGCTCGAGCTGGCTTTGGCCGCAGGGGCTTCCATCATTGGGGTCAACAACCGCAACCTGGTCGACCTGCGCGTCGACCGGAAAAACGCCCCCAGGCTGGGGCGGCTGGCCCGCGCCAGGGGGTTCCAGGGGCTTTTAGTGGCCGAGTCGGGCTACAGCAAGCCAGAGGAGCTCGAGGAAATCGTCGAGCTGTTCGATGGGGTGCTGATAGGCACCAGCCTGGCCCGAAGCCAGGACTGGCAAAGGGCCGCCGCCCGGATGCGCCCCGGGGCGCAGGCAGGCCGTTAG